Genomic segment of Mercurialis annua linkage group LG6, ddMerAnnu1.2, whole genome shotgun sequence:
TATAGAACAAGATACTAATATCTCACAAACAAAGATTGAAAGTAAAATTGATATCTTAGCAACTTCAACATAATTACTTCCAAGTATGACGCTTAGAAACAATGACTGCTAGTAGGCATCTCTGTCAACTAGGTTGTCCGAAGCGGTGGACATATGTAATGCAGAAGCAAAAGAACAAATCTTTAGTTGTGCAATTATGCCGGATTCCGAATTAGCAGATTCATTTCTGTAACCATGTTCTTAATTACTCTTGTTGTAATATGATCGCAGAAACAATGTTATTGCATGTGCTAAGCATTTTGTTGGTGATGGAGGCACCGACAAAGGATTAAATGAGGGAAATACCATAATATCATACGAAGATCTTGAGAGAATCCACATGGCACCCTATCTGGACTGTATTTCACAGGGTGTTTGCACAATTATGGCATCCTATTCTAGTTGGAATGGGCTTAATATGCATGCTCACCGTTTTCTTCTGACAGaagttttaaaagataagttagGTTTTCAGGTAATACCTCTGAATCTATTCAACTTACgatgcaaaaaattgatatagTTTTTGATTCAAAGTATGTaaatagaaacaaaaatattactaaTACAATAGCATTCTAATTTCATTTTCTTATCGGCTACATTACTGAATTTCTCTTCCTCGCAGAAAGTTAGATGTAGTATGTCCTTAGATTAATATTGATGTCACCTCTGAATATATGTTTACTTTTTCCCGAGGGAAGAATTTAACTTTATCATGAAACGTAGTACACACCATGCTGCAATACTTTTCTATACAGCTGTTTAGACTATAGAACTGTAGTTTATGgagatattaatttatttgagccAATATTCTATGGCAGGGCATTGTGATTTCTGACTGGGAAGGATTAAACAGGCTTAGCCAACCCCATGGCTCCAACTACCGTAACTGCATTTCCTCTGCCATTAATGCTGGAATTGATATGGTTTAGTCTAAACCTTCACTAATAGACCTAGACAAAATTCCCTTCCTTGATTAATGCCTACTTTATTTTTTCTGCAGGTGATGGTGGGTCTTAAACATGAAAAATTTGTGGAAGATCTAATGTTTCTCGTGGAATCAGGGGAGATACCCATAGCCAGAATTGATGATGCTGTTGAACGAATATTAAGAGTAAAATTTGTTGCTGGTCTTTTCGAGTATCCCTTCACTGATAGATCTTTACTAGATATGGTTGGTTGCAAGGTAAATTTTCTGAAAGTTCCTTAAATGATATGTATAATCCCATTCATATTTGTTGTATGTATACCATTAATAAACACCTATTCCTTAATCTCACAACAGCATTTGTTAGTGGTTTATGCTAGATTTTAGAAGCTGAAGTCAAATGTAGATGCTAGGTATACCTGTTATAACTCCCTGCTTTAACACGGCCAAATAGTTTATCTATGTGCTAACTGCATATCAACTTATGATTTTAGGTCGTATCTAAATCCTTAATTAATTTAGTgggaaaaataaaatcaaaatacatAACCAATTATATATTTTGCATTTCTATTGCTATGTCATAATATCATTTCCAGATTATGCCAACTGATTTGTTCCTGAGTTCCTTTTTCTTTATTCAAAATATACTGATCTGCCAACAGCTGCATAGAGAGTTGGCACGTGAAGCAGTTCGCAAGTCATTGGTTCTTTTAAAAAATGGGAAGGATCCAAAGAAACCTTTtcttccattaaataaaaatgctaaaaagattCTTGTTGCTGGAACACATGCTGATAATCTTGGATATCAGTGTGGAGGCTGGACAAAAACCTGGGATGGAACAAGCGGCAGAATTACCATTGGTATACACATATTACTCTTGCCACCGCAAAGAATTTTAACTgaatttaactatttaaatgTATATAAGCTGTTCTATATTATGTAATTTGATAGTTAGGAATACAAAAATGAAGCATTAATTTATCGAGTGAAACATGTCTTGTTTGTTCTACAGTACCTAACGCCTGTTCAGTTAGTCTCAGCACTACACTCACATGTTCGTTTATATTTTAGGGACAACAATCTTGGATGCTATTAGAAACGCCGTGGGAGACAATACAGAGGTAAGATATGAGGAAAATCCCTCACCAAAGACCTTAGCAAGCCAAGATTTTTCATATGCCATTGTAGCTGTTGGTGAAAGTCCATATGCAGAATTCATTGGAGACAATTCAGAACTTGTCATCCCCTTCAATGGAACTGACATAATTAGATCAGTTGCCGACAGAATCCCCACCTTGGCAATTCTAATATCCGGAAGACCTCTAGTTTTGGGTGCATCAGTTTTAGAAAAGATAGATGCTTTTGTTGCTGCTTGGTTGCCAGGAAGTGAAGGAGCAGGAATCACAGATGTTATATTTGgagatttcaattttaaagGCCAACTTCCTGTTACATGGTTTAAGAATGTTGAACAGCTGCCAATGAATAATGGAGCTAGTTCATATGATCCTTTATTTCCATTCGGTTTCGGGTTGACATACAACGAGGAGAGATCTTTAGACCAAAGGATATGAAGATCGAAGCGGGGTCCATAGACTATTATTTCAGTAAGTTCCTCCCCCCAGGATTACTCATTTCACTCATCAAGCTCAACAAGAATAAAATTATTCCACAAGAATCCACATCCATTACTTATAAATTATGTCAACTCAATTGTGCATATATATAGAACCTGCAATGTTTTCGTCCAACTTGTTTCATAGGGATAAATAATCAACATGGTAGTTGAATAAGAATAGTCAAGCTGGCAATATTCAGTTTGGTACCAGAGATGCGTAGGATCACATCTTATACAAAGAATTAGAATCTGCtgatttgaaaaaagaaaaactcaGAAGGCAAAGAATTGCAGGATCAGATTCTTAACCAGAATTATTGGTACGTTCCTTTTATTATACCATCTTTTTCTTGTCCAAAGATGCCTCAATTTGTGCTAAGTGTAGTCTATTTATTTGACTCGAATGGGTATGGACAATATTTGTGGTTGAATTTAGATAAGTTACTGTTGAGATGAATCAATGCATCTTCTGCTTTAGTATTGTTCATGTTTTTCTCTTATGTGCAAAATAAGGCAATGATTCTTAGATTTCTGTGGACCAGAAAAGCTGCATAACAAATTAATATTACTGATGCTCAAAGTTCAAACAGAAAAGTAGTTTAGTTTATATTTGAAAGAATTATAGATTAAGAATGAGATATAGATATAGTTGAGTAATTAGGGAGTAAACTGTAAGTATGAAAACTTTGACGTGCGCAATTAGTTAAGGTGTagttaggggtgtgcattctGTTCGAACTGAACCCGACCGAACTACAAAATTTGTTTTCTATCAAAACTAAACTGGACCAAAAATTTAAagagttaaaaaaattcaaatcaaactaaactaGTCTGTTCGGACGAATTTTTCAGCttggttatttcggttcggtttgcaCTAAAATTGAACTAACATTGCACACCCTTAGGTATAGATAGAAACAGGAATAAAGTGAACCAAACAATGTTAAGAGAGTAGTGAATGAGAAAAAAACAATGCATCAGAAcctttttcttttatctttgtTCTTACCATTTGTTTCCCCTGCAGTTGATACTTATTCTTAATATTCGTCTCCATGAGGTTTAATATTTTGTTTgctttaaatcaattaatttgttttcattattttagttataggtttaagtttatttttttggttataaattcaaaaaaaaaaaattggctaaCTATATATACTGTATATTCACATTTTATtgaagtaaattttaaaaatacagaaataattcaaaattaactatgaaagttgattttgattaaaattgagGCCAAGTTGAGTTGAATTGTGAGGATCGAATTAATAATTATGTTGTTTCGTTGTTTCTATAAGATGATGATGAACCATAACTAATTACTTGTATTCCATGAGTGATTAACAAGAAAATAATTGTTGTTATGATTGGTTTATAAGAATATTAGTAGCTTAATTGAGCTTTTTGCCATGGTAAACCATTATAGCTAACTTATCTTATCATTAGTTCAATAAAGCACAACATGATttctttgttttaaattttcacCTAGTCTATGTAAAATTTCTCCAACAAAAGGGAATCTCTATCCCATGGAGTAATGATTAAATATGAATTGAATGAATGATTTAGATGAAAAGGCAAACAGTAGCACTCACTTCGTCTAGTCCTAATTGAGAAGATTCCActatatatcatttttttcaaaagaagtATTAACAAATACtacaatataatttattaattctttttattatataatatttatagagagtttttcaaaaatacccatactgtgtttaaatattttgaaaaatacagtTTGACCAGTCTGGGTTGATTTTTacggtttgacttttaaaagttgtgaaattacactttttgattaaaaaatacggtttttattttaaaaaaaaatcagcaagTTTACTATGGTAGTCTTCCTCAGCTGCGGTCTCATCTTCGTCGGTCTCATCTTTGTCGACGTCGTCTTCGTGGCTAGGAGAAACATCGTGTTAATGAAGTTAGTTAACAgtgatattaaaagaaaaataagttaattatcaaataaactCAGTTTATACAGTATTAATAGGGAAGGAAAGGTCGGGCTGTATATTtggaaataaagtagacatgaACAGTGCTGAGCCTAATTTCCTcatatttatatactttatatCAAGTGGTAAGAGTAGTCCATCTACGATTAATAGGTACTGGATTTGAGTTATTATGAGAGTTTGAGCGAAATACTTTAATTCTCCTTTAAAAACGacaaaagaaaactaaaaataaatagaaattgTTAACTagaatgaaaatttaaaaatagtccTCAATTAAAGGATAGAGAGTACTTTCTTTATccatcaataaataaaatattatttttgtaattttgtcataataactTTGTTTATTCCtcacattttataaaaaaatcaaaaatatataaataaaaaatcaagcaaaaaatatatactacaagtaaaaatttatcaattaaaatagaacatctaaaattaaaattaaaattaaaattttatcacaaGCAATGAAAATAGCGAGTATTTTTAACCAAGTTTAAAGGTAAATATAACTTGTCTCCTAAGATGGGTTCATAATTAAAGCTTGTAAGATTGAATCTTTAATGATGttttattatagttttattTGGAACCGTACAATGAGAATCACAATACAATGATATGCTTTTCATGGACTTGAGACATTCTTGCCACTAAAGATTGACAATCATATGGATGAAGTTATAGCAGAAGATAACCCacaaatcataattaattaattaattaatcacatGGCTAATCTGGTCCTAAATCCTAGTTAATACTCTATTATGctaatttaatcaataatttataccCTAGCTAATAGGATCTTCTTCTTTCTAGGAGGATCCTTTTAGAAAGATCTCataatgaaaaaagaaattaaagaatTGGATGCTTCATTTAGTGGAATGTAGAGTCATACTCTACTCAAATTTGAAGGTCAATACTCAATAGTCAACAAGGCCATTTTAAGTGTACAAGACAATGGATTAGTGAACTAGTCTAAAAGGTTTGGGTATTTAAATGCCAAGAAAATTAAACTTAAACTGCTTTATGGCTAAGCCAATGTCATTTAAACATCCATTTTGCTTGCTTTCTCAACCCAAGTCTTAATTCTGGATAATTTTCACAAACAGTCCCTCAAGTTTCCTCTCTTTACCACCATAGtacttaaactttaattttgtaACTATCATTGAACTTCTATTTTGTATGTGTATTGTCATCGACATAACTTCGGCTCAATTTTTGTCAAACTCCAATGATGTGATTGCTAGTTGAAGTACTATTTAAGCGAGAAGAGTGTTGTCATAGCGCGGCATGGCATGAAAAGATTCCAGTCCAAATAGGACTTCAACTGGCCATTACTTCATTGATTTTTGATAGAAGCAGAGCTGGAGTTGTATCAGGACAATACGAACATACAATAAAAGTTcggaaaaatataattataaaaattcagaACAAATTCGCAGGAAAAATCGGGGAAAAGGAATAGGTAGTATATGGAGCAGAATGTATCGTTACGAAGTATATGCTCATAGCATTGATGAGAGTCTATAGATATACATATAGGTATTGCTAAGTTCTGAAACATGTAAATGAACCTGTCAAATTCTTTATTTAGTATCTTCTCTGCATGAACTTGGAGTGTTACAAATTTTTGGTTCTTCTAATCTTATCATTGCATACAATTCTCTTTTTTATACTCTTCTAATCTTGTTCTGAAGAAACAAAACCATCTAAAGTCTCATACTTCAGAAAGGGAATTCCAAGCAAAACAGAATTCTTTTACCCTCCAAGTTCAAGATATCTGGACGAGATATAGACAAAAgagactgaaaaaaaaaatgttaaaatcgaACTTCGAGAGCTTAGACACAGGTATACCATTGTAGGTCATCCATGAGGGTAATGCTGTGCAGATTGCATTTGAAAGGGTAAACTTTGCGGTCCGACGTGAGATTCATGAAGTGAAGAACCTCTATACAGATTATGAGGTTGCATTTTAATTCCATATGAGTTAATTCCATAAGCAGAGGGCATGAACATATTTCCATGTGTTGAATTGAACCCCATGGTTGCTCCATTTTCGGGTTGATTCCATTGAAAATGTGTTCTAGGCATTGAGACGCCGTTGGATTGTTGAGTAAGAAGTGTAGATTGATCAGGTGAATTCTGTCTTTTATTTTCCGGAGATGGCGTTCTAATTTCATTAAGATTGACTGTTGTAATATCATGAATGCTTGCTCTTCTTTTATCTTTTCCTCCTGAAAGCTGCCTGATAAAATACTTCTGTGCATGACTCGCAACCTGTGTAGGCGTTCGAGTTACAACAAAATTCCTCGAGATATTTCTCCAATCTCCTTTGCCATACTTTTTTAATCCCATCAGAAATAGCCTGCATCCAATTTGAATTGTTATGATTTTAGTTCATCAACAGCATATATATCATTATGAGTGTCAAATGCagctttttatattttgttgtcAGAAAACTGCAAATTGTAAACTATTACAGTTTAACACATTCCTAAAAGGTCTCAAAAACATGTGTGCTATGTATGCAGCTTGGAAACAGAAAGACTGAAATTGAAAAAGTCGAAACGGAAAACAGAGATATTTAAGAGAATtggttataaatatagagttttgaaGTTTTAGAATCGTTTCTACTTCGTTAAAACGTAAGATTCaagaagtttccgtgcaacttaTCATGTAGGCCTAAGTAGCACAGATACTTCATTCAATCGGTCAAAAAATTTGGTGTTTCGGACACAAAACTTCATTTGTaacatagaaaaccttaaaataatcGTGTCTGTGTCTAACTGTCCCGTTTATCCATATCCGTGTTTGTGCTACATAGTATGCATTACAATATTCATAAACCAAGGCAGCACATATAATAGTTCAAAGAATTTAGTACTCTTATTATCCATTCTAACCTAGATTCATTTTTTTCTCCAATTGATAATCTACCATACTAAAACACTATGTTGCACAAAAAAAGTCATATGATTCAGTGTTTCAATTTCATGTTGGAAAATGCTtataaaaactttttatttacaacataaaaatatattgtttcTCATTCCAGAATAATCCGTTTCATAGCTACAACAATACACAAAAAACTAACCCAAGAACATGAGCACCAACATATGGATATGCAAAGAAAAGAACTTACTTATGCTCCTCCTCTGTCCAAGGAACACCTTTCTTTCGTTCTTGATCGGCGGACCGACCGGAAGAAGATCGCTTTCCACCAAGAACATAAGATTGTTTGAAACCATCATAGCTATTGTAGTTACTATTAACCCAGTCAAGTGTAAAAGGAGAGGTACTATATCCAGGAACCGGAACCAACCCTGCTTCTATATTGTTAACATCAGCCTCTAATTCACTATACTGCTTCATCACATCTCCAACAGTTTTGCCAGGAATCATAGCAGCCACTTTGTGCCATCTATCAGGAGTATCTTTATCATAAACAGCCAGAGcattttcaaacattttgtTCTCTGCTGGACTCCATTTTGTGCTGCTCTTGCTCTCTTCTATGAAACAATTAGTACTTGAAAGATAAGAATTTGGTGAAATCACTCCCATTTCCCACTTCATTGCAACAAACCCAAACCCAAAcccaaatccaaatccaaaaaacagaagaaaaatcACAAAACTATCATAACAAGAATTCCTTATGGGGAGTGAATAAAGAGAAAAGTGGATAAAGTGGAggttttcaaaaacaaaatatcaGTGTTAAATCAAGAAGCATTAAACAAAGAATCAGAATAGCTTTTTTTTATGGTGTAGTCATAATAATAACTCTTAAGGAATCTAAAAAGGAACCaacttttcaaaatcaaataaaattctacTAAAACCCAATtctacaaattttaaaaaatctccAAATTGAAACCCTAAAACAAAATACTGAGAGATCTATACTATACTATATACTAAACCCAGATAAATAAACTTCCATGGGAACCAAGAATGGAAAAAGATGGAAGCTTTTAACAGTGGTGAAAAGTAACTCTGCAGGTTCTTCAAGTTCTGAGATTGAGTGAGTAAAGATTAAagctttttaaaaagaaaaaggtgGAAATGAAAAACCCAGGTGGGAAAACTAAAAAACAGAGGATTACGATTTAAGACAGTGAGTGAAgctatgaaattttttataaaaagagaaGATCTGTGTCTGCTTTTTTCTTGgtttgtttattaaatttttcttgAGGTCTGAGCTGAGCTGAGCTACAAAcaacaaaaggaaaagaaaaaacagaaacaCTAATAATAAGCTCAAAAGAAATGAATCTACTGCTCAATTTTTAAAGAGATTGAATGTGGTGGGCTGTGATTGGTGAGTATGGGGTCTGTGGATTCTcctaaaattccattttttttacagtcaaaaacataaattaattaatctcTACTAATCaaagttttaatatttatgttataGGGTCTTTGAGATTTTTTTAACGGGTCTAAAATGACACCTTTAAACTATTCATATTCAGACTAATCTTTATTCAAATACTGTAGATATTTTACGGAAGACagattgtaattttaaattttaaataactgtatatataaatatggtTCGAATCCGTGATCTCACAGTAATACAGAAGAACTTAAAGTTCTActgatattttaattagtatactTAAAGTATGATTAAGAATTTGGATTGATCGGATGTTTAGTTGATTAGTTATGGTGAGTTTCAAGAAATAGCCGCCAAAAGAAGGGTTCAGAAAATGGTAAAAATGCGTGGCTTTGGACAAGTTGACGGGAGTGGGGCCCACACACGGTTACAACACTTTCTTATTGGGCAGTCTTCCAACATTATTGAACACAACGGGTTATGATCTCAAGAAACTGGCTTCTTCATTAACCATCCTGATTCCACTACGTGGCGTTCTATTATTGGTTAGTATTTGACTTTTGGTTCTATTGTATGAATGCGCTTGCCTTCATTTATTTTGGACAGTTGGTGGTATTTTGTTGCATTTGCATAAGCAAATATTTTTTGCATGCAAAGTTTTTCTCTATTTGTAATTGTAGATTACATCATTGTTATTTGCCTATGAAAATTTTGTTAGAGGGCCAATTGTAAGAagtaaaatcatttattttagaattgaaattatttatttaaaaaaatttacaatctCTAATCGAACTACAACTAAAATGAATGCACTGGTTGGTTTGTGAGTGATTTCACCACCGGATCC
This window contains:
- the LOC126687416 gene encoding uncharacterized protein LOC126687416, yielding MDNCCIYKDPNSSVEDRVKDLLSRMTVKEKIAQITQIERTNASPYYLRDFGVGSLLSAGGSAPFENALSSDWADMIDGYQKLALESRLGIPIMYGVDAVHGNNNVYGATIFPHNVSLGATRDVDLIRRIGVATSLEVRASGVHYTFAPCVAVSRDPRWGRCYESYSEDTDIVRKMTAIVTGLQGQPPEGHRNGYPFIAGRNNVIACAKHFVGDGGTDKGLNEGNTIISYEDLERIHMAPYLDCISQGVCTIMASYSSWNGLNMHAHRFLLTEVLKDKLGFQGIVISDWEGLNRLSQPHGSNYRNCISSAINAGIDMVMVGLKHEKFVEDLMFLVESGEIPIARIDDAVERILRVKFVAGLFEYPFTDRSLLDMVGCKLHRELAREAVRKSLVLLKNGKDPKKPFLPLNKNAKKILVAGTHADNLGYQCGGWTKTWDGTSGRITIGTTILDAIRNAVGDNTEVRYEENPSPKTLASQDFSYAIVAVGESPYAEFIGDNSELVIPFNGTDIIRSVADRIPTLAILISGRPLVLGASVLEKIDAFVAAWLPGSEGAGITDVIFGDFNFKGQLPVTWFKNVEQLPMNNGASSYDPLFPFGFGLTYNEERSLDQRI
- the LOC126653644 gene encoding transcription factor DIVARICATA; amino-acid sequence: MKWEMGVISPNSYLSSTNCFIEESKSSTKWSPAENKMFENALAVYDKDTPDRWHKVAAMIPGKTVGDVMKQYSELEADVNNIEAGLVPVPGYSTSPFTLDWVNSNYNSYDGFKQSYVLGGKRSSSGRSADQERKKGVPWTEEEHKLFLMGLKKYGKGDWRNISRNFVVTRTPTQVASHAQKYFIRQLSGGKDKRRASIHDITTVNLNEIRTPSPENKRQNSPDQSTLLTQQSNGVSMPRTHFQWNQPENGATMGFNSTHGNMFMPSAYGINSYGIKMQPHNLYRGSSLHESHVGPQSLPFQMQSAQHYPHG